A DNA window from Brassica napus cultivar Da-Ae chromosome A4, Da-Ae, whole genome shotgun sequence contains the following coding sequences:
- the LOC106446743 gene encoding 60S acidic ribosomal protein P2-2, with the protein MKVVAAFLLAVLSGKACPTSADIKVILNSVGCETEDSQIELLLKEVNGKDVAELIAVGREKLASVPSGGGGVAMASAPSAGGGGGAAPAEAKKEEKKEEKEESDDDMGFSLFE; encoded by the exons ATGAAGGTTGTCGCCGCGTTCTTGCTCGCTGTTCTTAGCGGAAAAGCTTGCCCAACCAGTGCTGACATCAAGGTTATCCTCAATTCAG TTGGTTGTGAAACAGAAGATTCCCAGATTGAGCTTTTGTTGAAGGAAGTCAATGGGAAAGATGTAGCTGAGTTGATTGCTGTTGGAAGGGAGAAGTTGGCTTCAGTACCcagcggtggtggtggtgttgCCATGGCTTCTGCTCCATCtgctggtggtggtggaggtgcTGCCCCTGCTGAGGCcaagaaggaagagaagaaagaggagAAGGAAGAATCCGATGAT GACATGGGTTTCAGCCTGTTCGAGTAG